The genomic stretch ATTTTATAACCCAATTTACTaattcattttatatttttctctATGGATCAAGTGTAGTAAGTTGGTCATCATGCCCGTTTATCTACATTCATTTATAGATATAAGTTTCTTCATATACCGTGAACCTTTGTTTTCTAAAATTAAAAGTCGTATGAGTAAATAGTTGATTTGAAAGAAAAGTAGCACTGAAAAATTCAAAACCAGCCATGTGCTGACGAAACGAAGATAATAGAAgtattattttaatcaaattgCTAATTTTCCATAACAATTAGGGGTGATAACAAAAACAATTAACAAACCATGTGctggttttgaaaaaaaaaattaaatttaaaaatcaaaatgaATTATGAGTGGTGCGGTGACGCAGATAGCTGTGACGCTAGCTTTACCCTTTTTGCTTCGCAGAAAACAGCCTAACGTGTCAACCTTGGACCTTACAAGTCATCCTCCTGTCGTTGGTACCTCTACAATTTGACACGTGTGTACGAACTCGCATTCGCCGgaagagaaaataaataaatagataaaagcATTTCGGTCTTAGTCactaatttttttagaaaaaaaaaaaggaagaaacttaCAAtaatgtgggcctgtttcttttACTTGAATTTGCCGGCGTGGAACGTTCTGATTGGACCACACGTATATTTATGGCTCGTTGAACGTCAATCTTTTCACAGAACGATCTTCACACGTGTCACTTTAATGTAACATAACATAGCGAGAGACGAGAAATTGACGGGGAGAGAGGAGAGGACATTGGATGACGCTTACCCGGAATGAATCCTAATATTGTACACGTGTCGGATGAATAGAAAGTTCTGGTCGGTGACGGTCAGTTCGGGCAGTTCGGCTACTTGCCCGTTGTGTGTTCGAATTTGGGTGTTCTGTCCTGAGGACTTAATACGAGAAAATGAAGAGACGAACAAAAATAACAAAGGTATTCCTTCTTCTCTGGATTTTCTGGTTGCTCCTTTTTGTTATCGACGGAGATGACCTACGACGGCGGCTTCAACAGTACAGATACCAAGATTTTTGAGACTCATGGATGACGGAATACTGCCGGAGAATGCTAAACGACGAGGAAAACGATGCGCCGGGGAAATGCCGAGAACGGCGGCGCCGGAGAATCGAGAGGAGGCGTTCGGCAGTGATGAGTCAAGGAAATCGACCAGACTCGAAGCGGTTACGATTCAGTGAACCGGCGGCGACTTCTTCATCAAGCGAAGACTTAGAGTCCACGGGCGAGGCTCCGATTAGAGAACCAGTGTTCGGGACGATGTCTATATCGGGGAGGTCTCGTCACATGGAGGACGCTATATCCGTAAGAACAATGCTTTGCCGGCCGGACAGTTGCCGGCGCGAACCAGTTCACTTTTTCTCCGTTTACGATGGCCACGGTGGACCTCACGTAATGAAATCGGAAACATAAAATAACCAAAAAAGAAATGCGTTTTTTGTAATATGAaagatttttattgttatttcttttttaattaacTTTTTCAGGTGGCGGAGCTTTGTAGGGAGATGATGCACGTGTTTTTGGTGGAGGAGTTGAATCGTTTGGAAGGTACGCACGGGGGCCCTGCTGGTGAAGAAGGCAGCGTGAGTTGCAGCGCCAAAGAGGGCGAAGAGAACGAGAATGTTACTGAGATGGAAGAAGAGTACTTGTGGAGGAAAGTCATGGAGAAGAGCTTCGAGAAAATGGACAAGGCAGCTATAAAAGCGTACCCGTGCAGTGGCGTGGGTCTCCGGTGCGGTTCCACCGCCGTGGTAGCGGTTCTCACGCCCGATCACATTGTGGTCGCCAACTGTGGTGACTCACGAGCCGTCCTCTGCCGCGGCGGGGGCCGCGCTATACCACTCTCCCATGATCACAAGGTTGGTTCGCTTCTCCGTAAAATTATTTTCTCATAACTCTCTAGTAGTGAAATGGTCTTTTTGGATATAGAGTACTGGGTTTGGGTCTGTATTGGGGCAGAACTAGTGTATTGACAGGTTCTGTTGAACAATCAATCCTCGTTCGTTATTCTTAAAACATGAAATCCTTATGTGGGAcagtaaaatttattaattttctcACAAATGTTAAAATTGAAGAGTGAGTGGTGTTGCAGCCAGATAGATCAGATGAACGGGCAAGGATTGAAGGTGCTGGTGGACGGGTCATATATGTGAACGGGGCTCGAGTGGAAGGCATTCTTGCAATGTCCCGAGCAATAGGTGattgattttaattttggatTTCAATGAAAATATGTTTGCATAATAATCTTATTATTTTACTTGTTTCGCAGTGTTTAAAGAAATTCACGAGCTGTGATTGGTGCTCTAGTTTGTTTGCATCAGATAGAGAGCAATTGAAAAGGGTTGTTTAGTTCATTGGTAATATAATAGATCATAGCTTAATTTGTTTTGTTAATGAAGCAAATTCTCATAATCTTTTCTCTTCTATTCACTGTTTTGGCCTGTTATTTTTTTAGGTGGACACGTTTCGGTT from Humulus lupulus chromosome 5, drHumLupu1.1, whole genome shotgun sequence encodes the following:
- the LOC133777670 gene encoding probable protein phosphatase 2C 75 isoform X3 translates to MTEYCRRMLNDEENDAPGKCRERRRRRIERRRSAVMSQGNRPDSKRLRFSEPAATSSSSEDLESTGEAPIREPVFGTMSISGRSRHMEDAISVAELCREMMHVFLVEELNRLEGTHGGPAGEEGSVSCSAKEGEENENVTEMEEEYLWRKVMEKSFEKMDKAAIKAYPCSGVGLRCGSTAVVAVLTPDHIVVANCGDSRAVLCRGGGRAIPLSHDHKPDRSDERARIEGAGGRVIYVNGARVEGILAMSRAIGDQYLKPIVTSEPEVTFTKREAEDECLIIASDGLWDVLSSELACEVARECLREGALAVRSTSTMDSKTSTTTTTGPQSEDVTGNRGLYPSRSALAAALLTRLALGRKSADNVSVIVVDLRRG
- the LOC133777670 gene encoding probable protein phosphatase 2C 75 isoform X2, producing MTEYCRRMLNDEENDAPGKCRERRRRRIERRRSAVMSQGNRPDSKRLRFSEPAATSSSSEDLESTGEAPIREPVFGTMSISGRSRHMEDAISVRTMLCRPDSCRREPVHFFSVYDGHGGPHVAELCREMMHVFLVEELNRLEGTHGGPAGEEGSVSCSAKEGEENENVTEMEEEYLWRKVMEKSFEKMDKAAIKAYPCSGVGLRCGSTAVVAVLTPDHIVVANCGDSRAVLCRGGGRAIPLSHDHKPDRSDERARIEGAGGRVIYVNGARVEGILAMSRAIGDQYLKPIVTSEPEVTFTKREAEDECLIIASDGLWDVLSSELACEVARECLREGALAVRSTSTMDSKTSTTTTTGPQSEDVTGNGGPVCITRGSFTRLQPTNF
- the LOC133777670 gene encoding probable protein phosphatase 2C 75 isoform X1, which produces MTEYCRRMLNDEENDAPGKCRERRRRRIERRRSAVMSQGNRPDSKRLRFSEPAATSSSSEDLESTGEAPIREPVFGTMSISGRSRHMEDAISVRTMLCRPDSCRREPVHFFSVYDGHGGPHVAELCREMMHVFLVEELNRLEGTHGGPAGEEGSVSCSAKEGEENENVTEMEEEYLWRKVMEKSFEKMDKAAIKAYPCSGVGLRCGSTAVVAVLTPDHIVVANCGDSRAVLCRGGGRAIPLSHDHKPDRSDERARIEGAGGRVIYVNGARVEGILAMSRAIGDQYLKPIVTSEPEVTFTKREAEDECLIIASDGLWDVLSSELACEVARECLREGALAVRSTSTMDSKTSTTTTTGPQSEDVTGNRGLYPSRSALAAALLTRLALGRKSADNVSVIVVDLRRG